One Chloroflexota bacterium genomic window carries:
- a CDS encoding ABC transporter ATP-binding protein, translating to MLRLLKYLKPFTWWILLAIVLLFIQANADLALPDYMSRIVNVGIQQGGVEHAVPEALRQSTMERLALFLTADEKAEVLAHYRLVTQSAPDYEAYLEKYPTLAQEPIYVLQDADAATVKRLNPVMGRALLIVFGIEQIKAHPEQASALMPGLEVFDLSKLPPGMDLFALLGRLSADQRTQINTAVERRFAALGGEKALLQAAARAVRSEYEALGVDPLRIQNAYILRVGGQMLLISLISITAAIIVGFLSTRTAAGLARNLRHFFFAQVMRFSSVELERFSTASLITRSTNDITQIQMVTMMMIRMVFFAPIMGIGGIIHALNKSPSMWWIIALAVLLLISLIATAFRIAVPKFRIIQSLVDALNRIARENLSGMMVVRAFNRQKHENKRFDQANRDLMRISLFVNRVLVIMMPLMMLLMNGVSILIIWVGAHQVAQARMQVGDMMAFLQYAMQVFFSFTMLSMLFIMLPRADVAANRIAEVLETEVSICDPVEPTPFPEPFEGTIEFRHVSFRYPDAEECVLRDITFTIPAGQTVGIIGTTGSGKSTLINLIPRFYDVTEGAIYVGGVDIRRVRLSELRDKIGYVPQQSNLFSGTVESNLRYANEDANEEVMRLALEIAQAEDFVLSQPEGLAADVAQGGANFSGGQKQRLSIARALVKHPPIYIFDDSFSSLDFKTDVRLRRALRQFVGDSTVIIVSQRVATIKDADWILVLDEGEVIGQGTHEELLERCPIYHEIAQSQLKLQEVLA from the coding sequence ATGCTGCGCTTGCTCAAATACCTAAAGCCATTCACTTGGTGGATTTTGCTTGCTATTGTGCTGCTTTTCATCCAGGCCAACGCTGACCTGGCCCTGCCCGACTATATGTCGCGCATCGTCAACGTGGGCATCCAGCAGGGCGGTGTAGAGCACGCCGTGCCGGAGGCTTTGCGCCAGAGCACGATGGAACGCTTGGCGCTCTTCCTCACCGCGGACGAGAAAGCAGAGGTGCTTGCCCACTATCGTCTGGTGACGCAATCCGCTCCCGATTACGAAGCGTATCTCGAGAAGTATCCCACGCTAGCGCAAGAGCCTATCTATGTCCTACAGGACGCCGATGCCGCAACGGTGAAGCGCCTCAACCCCGTGATGGGGCGGGCGCTGCTCATCGTCTTTGGCATCGAGCAGATAAAAGCGCATCCCGAACAGGCCAGCGCCCTGATGCCGGGGCTGGAAGTCTTCGACCTCTCCAAACTTCCGCCGGGGATGGACCTCTTCGCCCTCCTGGGTCGGCTGTCCGCTGATCAGCGCACCCAGATCAATACCGCGGTGGAGCGGCGCTTCGCGGCGCTGGGCGGCGAGAAAGCGCTGTTGCAAGCAGCAGCGCGTGCTGTGCGCAGCGAATACGAAGCCCTCGGCGTGGATCCACTGCGCATTCAGAACGCCTACATCCTGCGCGTGGGTGGGCAGATGCTGCTCATCTCTCTGATCTCCATCACCGCGGCCATCATCGTTGGTTTCCTCTCGACGCGCACCGCAGCGGGACTGGCGCGCAACCTGCGGCACTTTTTCTTCGCGCAAGTCATGCGCTTTTCCAGCGTCGAACTGGAGCGTTTTTCCACCGCCTCGCTCATCACGCGCTCGACCAACGACATCACCCAGATTCAGATGGTGACTATGATGATGATCCGCATGGTATTCTTTGCTCCCATCATGGGCATCGGGGGCATCATCCATGCCCTGAACAAAAGCCCCTCGATGTGGTGGATCATTGCCCTTGCTGTGCTGCTCCTGATCAGTCTGATTGCGACCGCCTTCCGCATCGCCGTGCCCAAGTTCCGCATCATCCAGTCCCTGGTGGATGCGCTGAACCGCATTGCGCGTGAGAACCTCTCGGGCATGATGGTGGTGCGCGCCTTCAACCGCCAAAAGCACGAGAACAAACGCTTCGACCAAGCCAACCGCGATCTGATGCGCATCAGCCTCTTTGTCAACCGCGTCCTTGTCATCATGATGCCGCTGATGATGCTGTTGATGAACGGCGTCTCCATCCTCATCATCTGGGTCGGTGCGCATCAAGTCGCCCAGGCAAGGATGCAAGTGGGGGACATGATGGCCTTTTTGCAGTATGCCATGCAAGTCTTCTTTTCCTTCACGATGCTCTCCATGCTCTTCATCATGCTGCCCCGCGCCGATGTCGCAGCGAACCGCATCGCCGAGGTGCTGGAGACCGAGGTCAGCATCTGCGACCCCGTAGAGCCCACACCTTTCCCGGAACCATTCGAGGGCACGATCGAGTTCCGCCATGTTTCGTTCCGCTATCCCGATGCCGAGGAATGCGTGCTCCGCGACATCACCTTCACCATCCCTGCCGGGCAGACCGTGGGCATCATCGGCACGACCGGTTCGGGCAAGTCCACGCTGATCAACCTCATCCCGCGCTTCTACGATGTCACCGAGGGGGCAATTTACGTCGGCGGAGTGGACATCCGCCGCGTGCGCCTGAGCGAACTGCGGGACAAAATTGGCTACGTCCCCCAGCAGAGCAACTTGTTCAGCGGCACCGTCGAGAGCAACCTACGCTATGCCAACGAGGACGCCAATGAGGAGGTGATGCGCCTGGCGTTGGAGATTGCCCAGGCTGAGGATTTCGTCCTCTCGCAACCGGAGGGGCTGGCTGCGGATGTTGCGCAAGGCGGGGCGAACTTTTCCGGGGGGCAGAAGCAGCGCCTGAGCATTGCCCGTGCTCTGGTCAAGCATCCGCCCATCTACATCTTCGATGATAGTTTCTCGTCGCTTGATTTCAAGACCGACGTCCGTCTGCGCCGCGCGCTCAGGCAATTCGTGGGCGACAGCACGGTCATCATCGTCTCGCAAAGAGTGGCGACGATCAAAGATGCCGATTGGATCCTCGTGTTGGACGAGGGGGAGGTGATTGGACAGGGCACCCACGAAGAACTGCTCGAGCGCTGTCCCATCTACCACGAGATCGCGCAATCGCAGTTGAAACTGCAGGAGGTGTTGGCATGA
- a CDS encoding ABC transporter ATP-binding protein, whose translation MSTTDRPPRNSSAPRPDTQSRPSPIGTPGPFGRAGPFGGRGPRGRPGPPISMRPVEKARDFRGTLRKLIAYLGPHRISIVVVILLAAASTIFSIFGPKVLGSATTKLFEGLIAQISGTGGIDFAAIGRILLTVLGLYLLSAMLSYVQGWLMTDVTMRITYQLRGDIMTKIHRMPFRYFDGTTHGEVLSRLTNDVDTVNQTLNQSLTQMITSVVTVVGMLAMMLSISWQMTLIALLILPLATGLTTSIIRRSQKLFVQQQEYLGHVNGHVEEMFGGHVIVKVFNGEEKSIRQFDRYNDALYSVAWKALFLSGIMMPVMHFISNLGFVAVVVMGSYLTIRGLIAIGDIQAFIQYVRMFTQPITQLANIFNVLQQMAAAAERVFEFLAEAEEPPEVVEQPVQLEKVEGQVEFRNVRFSYLPGKPVIKGFSAAIKPGQKVAIVGPTGAGKTTLVKLLMRFYDVDDGAILVDGHDIRQFRRADLRRLFGMVLQDTWLFNGTVLDNIRYGRGDASEEEVIAAARVAHIDRYIRTLPEGYHMVINEEVTNISQGQKQLLTIARAILANPPMLILDEATSSVDTHTELLIQEAMDNLMRGRTSFVIAHRLSTIRNADLILMIRDGNIVEQGTHEELLARGGAYAEMYNSQFE comes from the coding sequence ATGAGCACAACCGATCGCCCACCGCGAAACTCTTCCGCACCTCGCCCTGATACGCAGAGCAGACCCAGTCCGATTGGCACCCCAGGCCCATTCGGCAGAGCTGGCCCGTTTGGTGGACGGGGGCCAAGGGGCAGACCTGGCCCGCCCATCTCCATGAGGCCGGTCGAAAAGGCACGCGACTTTCGCGGCACGTTGCGCAAGTTGATCGCTTACCTTGGCCCACATCGGATCAGCATTGTGGTGGTCATCCTGCTGGCTGCTGCTTCCACCATCTTTTCCATCTTCGGGCCGAAGGTGCTCGGTTCGGCGACCACCAAACTGTTCGAGGGGCTGATCGCTCAAATCAGCGGCACGGGTGGAATTGACTTTGCCGCCATTGGGCGCATTTTGCTCACCGTCTTGGGACTGTACCTGCTCTCGGCAATGCTGAGCTATGTGCAGGGCTGGCTGATGACCGATGTGACCATGCGGATTACGTATCAGTTGCGCGGGGACATCATGACCAAGATCCACCGCATGCCCTTCCGCTACTTTGACGGCACGACGCATGGCGAGGTCCTCTCGCGCCTGACCAACGATGTGGACACGGTCAACCAGACGCTCAACCAGAGCTTAACGCAGATGATCACGTCGGTGGTCACAGTCGTGGGCATGCTCGCCATGATGCTGAGCATCAGTTGGCAGATGACGCTGATCGCCTTGCTCATCCTGCCGCTGGCCACGGGTCTGACCACGAGCATCATCCGCAGATCCCAGAAACTGTTCGTTCAGCAGCAGGAATATCTCGGGCATGTGAATGGGCATGTGGAGGAGATGTTCGGCGGGCATGTCATCGTCAAGGTTTTCAACGGTGAGGAAAAAAGCATTCGCCAGTTCGACCGCTACAACGATGCCCTCTACAGCGTGGCCTGGAAGGCGCTGTTCCTCTCCGGCATCATGATGCCAGTGATGCACTTCATCAGCAACCTGGGCTTTGTCGCCGTGGTGGTCATGGGCAGTTACCTGACCATTCGCGGGCTCATCGCCATCGGCGACATCCAGGCCTTTATCCAGTACGTGCGCATGTTCACCCAGCCCATCACCCAATTGGCGAACATCTTCAATGTCCTACAGCAGATGGCGGCAGCAGCGGAGCGCGTGTTCGAGTTCCTGGCCGAAGCGGAGGAACCACCCGAGGTTGTGGAGCAGCCGGTGCAACTGGAGAAAGTGGAAGGGCAGGTGGAATTCCGCAATGTCCGCTTCAGTTATCTGCCGGGCAAGCCGGTCATCAAAGGCTTCTCCGCAGCCATCAAACCGGGACAGAAAGTGGCCATCGTGGGACCGACCGGCGCAGGCAAGACGACGCTGGTCAAGCTGCTCATGCGCTTCTACGATGTGGATGATGGTGCCATCCTGGTGGATGGGCACGACATCCGCCAATTTCGGCGCGCCGACCTGCGGCGTCTCTTTGGCATGGTGCTGCAGGACACCTGGCTGTTCAATGGCACGGTGCTGGACAACATCCGCTATGGGCGCGGGGATGCCAGCGAAGAGGAGGTCATCGCCGCAGCGCGGGTGGCGCACATAGACCGCTACATCCGCACCCTGCCCGAAGGCTACCACATGGTGATCAACGAGGAGGTCACCAACATCTCGCAGGGACAGAAGCAGTTGCTGACCATCGCCCGTGCCATTCTGGCCAACCCGCCCATGCTCATCCTGGACGAGGCGACCAGTTCCGTGGACACGCACACCGAGCTGCTCATCCAGGAAGCGATGGATAACCTGATGCGCGGACGCACCAGTTTTGTCATCGCGCATCGGCTCTCCACCATCCGCAACGCCGACCTCATCCTGATGATCCGCGACGGCAATATCGTGGAGCAAGGCACGCACGAGGAGTTGCTAGCGCGCGGCGGCGCTTATGCCGAGATGTACAACAGCCAGTTTGAATAG
- a CDS encoding 5'-nucleotidase C-terminal domain-containing protein — translation MSNSNKKVLGALLVCVTLLLAFALGLTVHGEARTTKQITILHTNDFHGNLQPDSSGRGGSAYIAGKVNEIRVEVGVDNVALLDAGDVYLGGAPISQLLLGESTIDIYNMIGYDVAAYGNHEFDKGQTVLISRTNQSNFPWVSANIVISGTEWEHPTWTKPYITLTLGSAGDQVVLGVLGLTTDETPVVTLKGTTEGLVFKDPTEAVLHYYDELKSQCDAMVVLAHIGSADSGPYKGLRTIAQELIDAGKPVDLMIGGHQHERLDTPIMVGDTAIVSAWYAGRALGRVNATVDPATKKLTVDSYQLILITTATVTPDPAVADRVAYWASVVQPILQQPVGYTNVSLVRNYNNESNIGDLVADSMRWKADEYDDGEVNGSVDIAFTNAGGLRADLVIPAGATLPYTITWGDTYSVLPFANTLYLMDLTGWQIQALLDQAATLYKGILQSSGITWYWYNDVGGVSPTAWGAYGVMVDGEPLDYKKTYRVVTNNFLAPGGDGFVTFREGTNRWDTYYDMQQGLNEYIQWYNATVGPIDYEVEGRIQKLDKVVTILHTNDEHGRAYTDTYRGNPIGLTYISSLVKHERAKNPNALLLTASDTIQGNAFAFYFRNAPGPVPGGETTLANPMMAVMNAMGYNASTIGNHEFNFGRETFAKALGQAQFPFVAANVSDDGRYGFIEENVRDYITTTVEGMKVAIFGLTNPRVPSYELPSNIVGLTFVGGYEAASALVPQIIADENPDLLVGLTHLGYSPYEGSRPEDTDVFLADNVPGIDVIIGGHSHTKLDPAVMRTSITNTEGTLIAQAERHAYYLGKVNVGFVGNETDGYQVVLREGRLLPAGLLPPDPEIEALLAPYMTELNAYTSQVIGESTVDLDTRTALFEETAGSNLQVDASKWALERAGIDVDFHLSGAMTNQYVPAGTLRVQDMFTLMPYENSLVVMRMNGPQLKRVLERSFYNYDLWRRGQARYTTCFLDISAGGQIVYNPNVPEAEDNVVSLTINGVPVDFSDADTYYNVSTVNYLAAGACSYSDAGVSIWPLDQIIADTQYYVRDVVIDYIKEHTPISPQVEGRIRFLPSVTILHTNDFHGNLQPDSSGRGGSAYIAGKVNEIRVEVGVDNVALLDAGDVYLGGAPISQLLLGESTIDIYNMIGYDVAAYGNHEFDKGQTVLISRTNQSNFPWVSANIVISGTEWEHPTWTKPYITLTLGSAGDQVVLGVLGLTTDETPVVTLKGTTEGLVFKDPTEAVLHYYDELKSQCDAMVVLAHIGSADSGPYKGLRTIAQELIDAGKPVDLMIGGHQHERLDTPIMVGDTAIVSAWYAGRALGRVNATVDPATKKLTVDSYQLILITTATVTPDPAVADRVAYWASVVQPILQQPVGYTNVSLVRDYNNESNIGDLVADSMRWKADAYDDDEVNGSVDIAFTNAGGLRADLVIPAGATLPYTITWGDTFSVLPFANTLYLMDLTGAQIQALLNQSASLYKGMLQCSGITFKWYNDCRCNTPKSWGAFDIKVNGEPLDESKTYRVVTNNFLAPGGDGFVTFREGTNRWDTYYDMQQGLNEYIQWYNATVGPIDYEVEGRIQHMHRYFIPTVYHRFVLPR, via the coding sequence GTGTCAAACTCCAATAAGAAAGTACTTGGCGCATTGCTTGTTTGCGTCACTCTGCTGTTGGCTTTTGCCCTTGGTTTGACCGTTCATGGCGAAGCCAGAACCACGAAGCAGATTACCATCCTGCACACCAACGACTTCCACGGCAATCTGCAACCTGACTCCAGTGGGCGCGGCGGCTCCGCGTACATCGCCGGCAAGGTCAACGAGATCCGTGTTGAGGTCGGTGTGGACAATGTTGCCCTCTTGGATGCGGGCGATGTCTACCTCGGCGGCGCGCCTATCTCGCAGTTGCTCCTCGGCGAGAGCACCATTGACATCTACAACATGATCGGCTACGATGTTGCTGCTTACGGTAACCACGAGTTCGACAAGGGCCAGACAGTGCTCATCAGCCGCACTAACCAATCGAACTTCCCCTGGGTCAGTGCCAACATCGTCATCTCCGGCACAGAGTGGGAGCACCCCACTTGGACCAAGCCCTATATCACCCTGACCTTGGGCAGCGCTGGGGATCAGGTCGTGCTGGGCGTGCTTGGCTTGACCACGGACGAGACGCCAGTAGTGACGCTGAAGGGCACGACGGAGGGGCTGGTGTTCAAAGACCCGACGGAGGCTGTGCTGCACTACTACGATGAACTCAAGTCCCAGTGCGATGCCATGGTGGTGCTGGCGCACATTGGCTCAGCAGACAGCGGGCCGTACAAGGGGCTGCGCACCATTGCCCAGGAGCTGATTGATGCCGGCAAGCCGGTGGACCTAATGATCGGCGGACATCAGCACGAGCGCCTGGACACGCCGATCATGGTAGGCGACACAGCCATCGTCTCTGCCTGGTACGCGGGGCGTGCTCTGGGGCGGGTGAATGCCACGGTTGACCCCGCGACCAAGAAGCTGACGGTGGACAGCTACCAGTTGATCCTCATCACTACCGCCACCGTGACGCCCGATCCGGCGGTAGCGGACCGCGTGGCGTACTGGGCGAGCGTAGTACAGCCCATCCTGCAGCAGCCGGTGGGCTACACTAACGTCAGCCTGGTGCGTAATTACAACAACGAGTCCAACATCGGCGACCTGGTGGCGGACAGCATGCGCTGGAAGGCGGATGAGTACGACGATGGCGAAGTCAACGGTTCGGTGGACATTGCCTTCACCAATGCTGGTGGGCTGCGTGCGGACCTCGTCATCCCGGCTGGCGCGACGCTGCCATATACCATCACCTGGGGTGATACCTACAGCGTGCTGCCCTTTGCCAACACGCTTTACCTGATGGACCTGACTGGCTGGCAGATCCAAGCCTTGCTCGATCAGGCCGCCACACTGTACAAGGGTATCTTGCAGTCCTCGGGCATCACCTGGTATTGGTACAACGATGTAGGTGGCGTGTCGCCCACGGCTTGGGGTGCTTATGGCGTGATGGTGGACGGCGAGCCACTGGACTATAAGAAAACCTACCGCGTGGTGACCAACAACTTCCTGGCTCCTGGTGGGGATGGGTTCGTCACCTTTAGAGAGGGCACGAACCGCTGGGATACGTACTACGACATGCAGCAAGGGTTGAACGAGTACATCCAGTGGTACAATGCGACCGTTGGCCCCATTGACTACGAGGTCGAGGGGCGCATCCAGAAGCTGGACAAGGTGGTTACCATCTTGCACACCAACGATGAGCATGGCCGTGCCTATACCGACACCTACCGCGGCAATCCCATTGGCTTGACCTACATTTCCTCGCTGGTCAAGCATGAGCGGGCAAAGAACCCCAATGCTCTGCTGCTGACCGCTAGCGACACCATCCAAGGCAATGCTTTTGCCTTCTACTTCCGCAATGCCCCTGGGCCCGTACCTGGCGGCGAGACCACGCTCGCCAACCCGATGATGGCGGTGATGAACGCCATGGGCTACAATGCCTCGACCATAGGCAACCATGAGTTCAACTTCGGGCGGGAAACCTTTGCCAAGGCATTGGGCCAGGCGCAATTCCCCTTTGTTGCGGCGAACGTCTCAGATGACGGGCGCTACGGCTTCATCGAGGAGAACGTGCGCGACTATATCACGACAACGGTCGAAGGCATGAAGGTAGCCATCTTCGGCCTGACCAACCCGCGGGTGCCCAGCTACGAACTACCCAGCAATATCGTCGGGCTGACCTTCGTGGGTGGCTATGAGGCAGCCAGCGCTCTGGTGCCGCAGATTATTGCTGATGAGAACCCCGACTTGCTCGTTGGCTTGACCCACCTGGGCTATTCACCATACGAAGGCTCGCGTCCCGAGGACACGGATGTCTTCCTGGCAGACAACGTGCCGGGTATTGACGTCATCATTGGTGGCCACAGCCATACTAAGCTCGACCCGGCCGTGATGCGCACCTCCATCACCAACACGGAAGGCACTTTGATTGCCCAGGCTGAGCGACATGCCTACTACTTGGGCAAGGTCAATGTGGGCTTTGTTGGCAATGAGACCGATGGCTATCAGGTGGTGCTGCGCGAGGGTCGCTTGCTGCCGGCGGGCTTGCTGCCGCCAGATCCTGAGATCGAAGCGCTGCTGGCACCGTACATGACAGAGTTGAATGCCTATACCAGCCAGGTAATCGGCGAGAGCACAGTGGACTTGGATACGCGCACCGCGCTCTTTGAGGAAACAGCTGGCTCGAATTTGCAGGTGGATGCCTCCAAGTGGGCTCTGGAACGGGCGGGCATTGATGTGGACTTTCACCTGTCAGGTGCTATGACCAACCAGTACGTGCCGGCTGGGACGCTGCGCGTGCAGGACATGTTCACGCTCATGCCCTACGAGAACTCGCTGGTGGTCATGCGCATGAACGGCCCACAGCTCAAGAGGGTGCTGGAGCGCAGCTTCTACAACTATGACCTGTGGCGTCGTGGTCAGGCGCGCTACACGACCTGCTTCCTGGACATCTCCGCAGGCGGGCAGATCGTCTACAATCCCAATGTGCCTGAGGCGGAAGACAATGTCGTATCGCTGACGATCAACGGTGTGCCAGTGGATTTCAGTGATGCTGATACCTACTACAACGTCTCCACCGTGAACTACCTGGCAGCAGGTGCCTGCTCGTACAGCGATGCGGGTGTCTCCATCTGGCCGCTGGATCAGATTATCGCTGACACGCAGTACTATGTGCGCGATGTGGTCATTGACTACATCAAGGAGCACACGCCCATCTCGCCGCAGGTGGAAGGACGCATTCGCTTCCTGCCGTCCGTGACCATCCTGCACACCAACGACTTCCACGGCAATCTGCAACCTGACTCCAGTGGGCGCGGCGGCTCCGCGTACATCGCAGGCAAGGTCAACGAGATCCGTGTTGAGGTCGGTGTGGACAATGTTGCCCTCTTAGATGCGGGCGATGTCTACCTCGGCGGCGCGCCTATCTCGCAGTTGCTCCTCGGCGAGAGCACCATTGACATCTACAACATGATCGGCTACGATGTTGCTGCTTACGGTAACCACGAGTTCGACAAGGGCCAGACAGTGCTCATCAGCCGCACTAACCAATCGAACTTCCCCTGGGTCAGTGCCAACATCGTCATTTCCGGCACAGAGTGGGAGCACCCCACTTGGACCAAGCCCTATATCACCCTGACCTTGGGCAGCGCTGGGGATCAGGTCGTGCTGGGCGTGCTGGGCTTGACCACGGACGAGACGCCAGTAGTGACGCTGAAGGGCACGACGGAGGGGCTGGTGTTCAAAGACCCGACGGAGGCCGTGCTGCACTACTACGATGAACTCAAGTCCCAGTGCGATGCCATGGTGGTGCTGGCGCACATTGGCTCAGCAGACAGCGGGCCGTACAAGGGGCTGCGCACCATTGCCCAGGAGCTGATTGATGCCGGCAAGCCGGTGGACCTAATGATCGGCGGACATCAGCACGAGCGCCTGGACACACCGATCATGGTAGGCGACACAGCCATCGTCTCTGCCTGGTATGCAGGGCGTGCTCTGGGGCGGGTGAATGCCACGGTTGACCCCGCGACCAAGAAGCTGACGGTGGACAGCTACCAGTTGATCCTCATCACTACCGCCACCGTGACGCCCGATCCGGCGGTAGCGGACCGCGTGGCGTACTGGGCGAGCGTAGTACAGCCCATCCTGCAGCAGCCGGTGGGCTACACCAACGTCAGCCTGGTGCGTGACTACAACAACGAGTCCAACATTGGCGACCTGGTGGCGGACAGCATGCGTTGGAAGGCGGATGCGTATGATGACGACGAAGTCAACGGCTCGGTGGACATTGCCTTCACCAATGCTGGTGGGCTGCGTGCGGACCTCGTCATCCCGGCTGGCGCGACGCTGCCATATACCATCACCTGGGGTGATACCTTCAGCGTGCTGCCCTTTGCCAACACGCTCTATCTGATGGACCTGACCGGGGCGCAGATCCAGGCCTTGCTCAATCAGTCGGCGTCCTTGTACAAGGGCATGCTGCAGTGCTCAGGCATCACCTTCAAGTGGTACAACGATTGCCGTTGCAACACGCCCAAGAGCTGGGGTGCCTTTGACATCAAGGTGAACGGTGAGCCGCTGGATGAGAGCAAGACCTACCGCGTGGTGACAAACAACTTCCTGGCGCCTGGCGGGGATGGGTTCGTCACCTTTAGAGAGGGCACGAACCGCTGGGATACGTACTACGACATGCAGCAAGGGTTGAACGAGTACATCCAGTGGTACAATGCGACCGTTGGGCCCATTGACTACGAGGTCGAGGGGCGCATCCAGCACATGCACCGTTACTTTATACCCACCGTGTACCACAGGTTCGTCCTGCCTAGGTAA
- a CDS encoding 4Fe-4S binding protein — MTDTVSVYERLAERLSQTPSGFPRTKSGVELKLLAKMFTPEEAALAAVMRLQREEVADIAARAGMDEQQAYQTLKGMARKGLVSAGRGQKGLAFALLPFVVGSYEESLPYMDKEMAELFEAMVQETRGEGLLVPGPAFQRIIPVEQSVAAEIDVLPYESVSALLDNAESFGVRECICRKQKALLGEPCDYPRMNCINFAPVEGAFANMPHVQSITKEEALRILREAEEAGLVHSVYNQQENIYYICNCCPCCCGIMRGIIEFGQAHALARSAFLAAVDAELCTGCEACIERCHFHALSVPDDVCVVDAMHCMGCGLCVAACPSDALRLVRRPAEEQPPPPKDHRQWMAERAAARGKRLEELL; from the coding sequence ATGACTGATACAGTATCCGTATACGAGCGGCTGGCGGAGCGCTTGAGCCAGACGCCAAGCGGTTTTCCGCGCACGAAAAGCGGCGTGGAGCTCAAGTTGTTAGCGAAGATGTTCACGCCAGAGGAAGCGGCTCTGGCGGCGGTGATGCGCTTGCAGCGCGAAGAGGTGGCGGACATTGCCGCACGTGCCGGCATGGACGAGCAACAGGCTTACCAGACTTTGAAGGGGATGGCACGCAAGGGCTTGGTCAGTGCTGGGCGGGGGCAGAAGGGCCTGGCCTTCGCCCTGCTGCCCTTTGTGGTGGGCTCCTATGAAGAGTCGCTACCCTACATGGACAAGGAGATGGCGGAGCTCTTCGAAGCTATGGTACAGGAGACGCGTGGCGAGGGACTGCTCGTGCCTGGCCCAGCGTTCCAGCGCATCATCCCGGTGGAGCAGAGCGTGGCAGCGGAGATTGACGTGCTGCCCTACGAAAGCGTTTCGGCGCTGTTGGACAATGCCGAGTCCTTCGGCGTGCGCGAATGCATTTGCCGCAAGCAGAAGGCGTTGCTTGGCGAGCCCTGCGACTATCCGCGCATGAATTGCATCAACTTTGCGCCGGTCGAAGGGGCTTTTGCCAACATGCCGCATGTGCAGTCCATCACCAAGGAGGAAGCGCTGCGCATCCTACGCGAGGCAGAAGAAGCGGGGCTGGTGCATTCGGTCTACAACCAGCAGGAGAACATCTACTACATCTGCAACTGCTGTCCTTGCTGCTGTGGTATCATGCGCGGCATAATCGAGTTCGGTCAGGCGCATGCGCTAGCGCGCTCTGCCTTTCTGGCGGCGGTAGATGCAGAGCTGTGTACGGGCTGCGAGGCGTGTATCGAGCGCTGCCATTTCCATGCCCTGTCCGTCCCGGATGATGTCTGCGTGGTGGACGCCATGCATTGCATGGGCTGTGGCTTGTGCGTGGCGGCTTGCCCCAGCGATGCACTGCGCCTGGTGCGCCGGCCTGCGGAGGAGCAGCCGCCGCCACCGAAGGACCACCGCCAATGGATGGCAGAACGCGCTGCTGCACGCGGCAAGCGGCTGGAGGAGTTGCTGTGA